The nucleotide sequence GTCTGGTGTTGTAAAAATACACATTGGCAAAGTAATACCGCCAAGCAATATAGAAGAAATTCAAAAACAATATACACAGTGGGTAAGCAAAATACAGCCTGATTCCGTGGGCGAGTCCTCCATGGACGGGTCCCACTAGGGGCGGGTCTGCTTAGAAAAACGGGTCCCACTAGGGGCAGGTCTGCTTAGAAAAACAGGTCTGCTAAAAAAAACTTAGTTTCTGCTCTTCCAAGAATTTTGGTACTCTTTATTTTCTACCGCTTTAATAGCATCGGCTCTTTGCAACGGAAAAGCACTGTCTACCATAACCGCATATTCATCGGTTAGCTTTTTATCTAAAACAGCTTTTACCGCTTTAGGGTGAGGGCCGTGAGGAAAGCCTGCGGGGTGAAAAGTTAACATTCCTGGTTTAATATTATCACGACTAAAAAAATCGCCTTTGTGATAAAATAACACTTCGTCATAATCTATATTTTGGTGATAAAAAGGAACTTTTAATGCATCTTTATCAGACTCCATAGGCCTTGGCACAAAAGTACATACTACAAAATCTTTTGCTATAAAAGTGCTGTGCACGCTAGGCGGTAAATGCACTCGATGACTCATAACGGGCATTAAATCATAAACGCTTAAAGTAAAGGGAAACAAATCTCCCTTCCAACCTGTAACATTAAAAATATTTTCTTCATAAAAAAAGTTAGTATGCTCTTGCTGATGTTTTATTTTTATTTGTTTTATTTCTATTTGTTTTTCTTTTAAAAAAATATACAACTCTTCTAAATTTGGTTTTCCTAATTGATCTATGTCGTAAATAGCATTACGGCCCAATAAACCTCTGTCGGGTTGTTGATAGTGGGAGTTTAAATTTTCGATGGACAAAAACCAAGACACCTCTTTGGGAAAAATAACATAAGAAATGCATTTAGGAATAACAATGTAAGTTCCCGCACTGTATTCTAGCAAACCATATTCTGTTAGTATTTTTCCACTTCCACTTTGACAAAAAAAGAGTAAATCGCCATCGGCACTTCGGTTAGCTATTTGCTGTTTTTCTTTACTAGGCTTACAAACTAAAGAGCTAATTCGTACTTGCTGATTGTATAACAGTAATTGCTCGTCTTTTTTGTCGGCCAAAAGCGTAAGATCAAAAGCTCTTGGCTTTAAAGGGCCTTCAATTTTAGACCAATTCGTACTGGGTTTACTTTTTATTAAGTGCGAAACAGGCCCAAAAAAACCCTTTAAACCCTGCTCCTCTTCGTAACTGTTTTCGGGAATACCTTTATGCGCTTGCTTAGTAAATTTACCTTGAGAATAACTGTGCATTTTTTATCCTTATTAATTTTTGTCTGTTCTTGTTTTTATAAGTTACTATTTTTGTAGCGTCCTTATAGGTTTTTTGCTAAATGCGATTCTTATTTTTATAAAAACCCTCGCCGCTTTTGGTCTTCTTCCATGGATTCAAATAAGGCTTGAAAATTTCCCTCTCCAAAACCAAAGTGATTTTTTCTTTGTATAATTTCAAAAAAGATGGGGCCAACTTGATTTTCTGTAAAAATTTGTAACAAGTAACCCTCTTTATCGCCATCTGCTAAAATTTTTAATTGTTTTAAATCCTCTAAGCTATCTTTAACTTGCGGAACTCTGTTAAGCAAAGTTTCGTAATAAGTGTCTGGAATAGATAAAAATTTTAAACTACTCTTTTTTAAATTAGAAACCGTTTTAACAATATCGTTGGTTAAAAAAGCAATGTGTTGAATACCTGCTCCATTGTATACATCTAAGTATTCTTGAATTTGTGAATTTTCTGTAGAGGGCTCATTAACAGGAATAAGAATAGTTCCGCAAGGCGAACGCATTACCTTAGAAAGCAGTCCTGTTTGCTTTCCCTTGATATCAAAATACCTAACCTCTGTAAAATCAAATGTTTGGGCGTAAAAATCACAAACCTTTTGCATGCTCCCTTTAGCAACATTATTAGTTAAATGATCAATAGACAAAAGACTTAAATCTCTTTTTTCGGAAAGCTCTGCACTAATGTCAAAATCTTCTTTATACATTTCTAAATCTTTGTATTTATCTACAAAATAAATTAAAGACTGCCCTACTCCGTAAACAGCTAAAAATTTATGGTCTGCTTCTTTAAAGGGAGTTGCCCCTCTTTTTACGGCTTTATCAAAAGCCTCTTGAGCATTTTTTACACGAAAGGCCATGGCGCATGCACTAGGTCCATGTGCATTTTTAAAGTTAGCGGCAAAACTATTTTCGTCTGAATTAATAATAAAACAAAAACTGCCTGCCCGAAATAAACTAATTTCCTTAGTTTTGTGCTGACCTATTTTTTTAAACCCCAAAGAGTAAAACACTTTAGCAAGCTCTTCTGGTTTGGGCGTAGCGTACTCTACAAACTCCACTCCCTGAAATGCAAATTTATCTGCCATATATAACCTCCAAAAATCTTATTGTAATAATTCTTCTTATATAACAGATTTTTAAGCCTTTACAAGTTACCCACACCCCCTTTAAACTAAGTAAAACTTCAATTACCAAGGATTTATCGTTGTCAAAAATAGAAAAAGCTATATTTGCTAATCGCTCACTAAATTTAAAAAATATAAAGTATGTTGGCTTTGATATGGATTTAACCTTAGTTCAGTATAATATTTATAATTTTGAAGCGCTTGTGCATAAAATGGTACTAAAAAAGCTAATTGCTAATTTTAACTACCCTAGCAGCATACAAAAAATACCCTTTCATTTTTCAAAAAGTATTCGCGGGCTAGTG is from Pseudobdellovibrionaceae bacterium and encodes:
- a CDS encoding homogentisate 1,2-dioxygenase, producing the protein MHSYSQGKFTKQAHKGIPENSYEEEQGLKGFFGPVSHLIKSKPSTNWSKIEGPLKPRAFDLTLLADKKDEQLLLYNQQVRISSLVCKPSKEKQQIANRSADGDLLFFCQSGSGKILTEYGLLEYSAGTYIVIPKCISYVIFPKEVSWFLSIENLNSHYQQPDRGLLGRNAIYDIDQLGKPNLEELYIFLKEKQIEIKQIKIKHQQEHTNFFYEENIFNVTGWKGDLFPFTLSVYDLMPVMSHRVHLPPSVHSTFIAKDFVVCTFVPRPMESDKDALKVPFYHQNIDYDEVLFYHKGDFFSRDNIKPGMLTFHPAGFPHGPHPKAVKAVLDKKLTDEYAVMVDSAFPLQRADAIKAVENKEYQNSWKSRN
- the hppD gene encoding 4-hydroxyphenylpyruvate dioxygenase; this encodes MADKFAFQGVEFVEYATPKPEELAKVFYSLGFKKIGQHKTKEISLFRAGSFCFIINSDENSFAANFKNAHGPSACAMAFRVKNAQEAFDKAVKRGATPFKEADHKFLAVYGVGQSLIYFVDKYKDLEMYKEDFDISAELSEKRDLSLLSIDHLTNNVAKGSMQKVCDFYAQTFDFTEVRYFDIKGKQTGLLSKVMRSPCGTILIPVNEPSTENSQIQEYLDVYNGAGIQHIAFLTNDIVKTVSNLKKSSLKFLSIPDTYYETLLNRVPQVKDSLEDLKQLKILADGDKEGYLLQIFTENQVGPIFFEIIQRKNHFGFGEGNFQALFESMEEDQKRRGFL